Proteins encoded by one window of Chryseobacterium foetidum:
- a CDS encoding bifunctional metallophosphatase/5'-nucleotidase, whose product MDRKSFLKTITGGTLAMTLAPNLVMAEELNLNSFSSANKLTILHTNDQHSRIEPFDSSYTRNPNQGGFARRATVIQKIRSEESNLLLLDSGDIFQGTPYFNFFGGELEFKLMSMMKYDASTMGNHDFDNGLDGFLKVLPNAKFPFICSNYDFKNTILDGKTSQYKIFNKNGIKVGIFGVGIQLDGLVGKKQYQETIWNDPIDMAQHYSNFLKNEKKCDLVICLSHIGYDYHDEPEKLNDKILASKTENIDLILGGHTHTFLPEPQTFQNRQGKNVLVNQVGWAGLLLGRIDFFFDHNKNIKQVSWNNQAIDSSITA is encoded by the coding sequence ATGGATAGAAAAAGTTTTTTAAAAACGATAACTGGCGGAACTTTAGCAATGACTTTAGCTCCGAATCTGGTAATGGCAGAAGAATTAAATTTAAATTCTTTCAGTTCAGCCAATAAATTAACGATACTTCACACCAACGACCAGCACAGCAGAATTGAACCTTTTGATTCGAGCTACACCAGAAATCCGAATCAAGGTGGTTTTGCGAGAAGAGCAACTGTAATTCAGAAAATCAGAAGCGAAGAAAGCAATCTTTTGTTGCTCGATTCCGGAGATATTTTTCAGGGAACACCTTATTTCAACTTTTTCGGTGGCGAGCTTGAGTTTAAACTGATGTCAATGATGAAATACGATGCTTCCACAATGGGAAATCACGATTTTGACAATGGTTTAGACGGATTTTTGAAAGTTTTACCAAACGCAAAATTTCCTTTTATCTGTTCTAATTATGATTTTAAAAACACCATCTTAGACGGAAAAACCTCTCAGTATAAAATCTTCAATAAAAACGGAATTAAAGTCGGAATTTTCGGAGTGGGAATTCAGCTTGACGGTTTGGTCGGTAAAAAACAATATCAGGAAACCATTTGGAATGACCCAATTGATATGGCGCAACATTATTCAAATTTCTTAAAAAATGAAAAGAAATGTGACCTTGTGATTTGTCTTTCCCACATCGGGTACGATTATCACGACGAACCTGAAAAATTAAACGACAAAATTTTAGCATCAAAAACAGAAAATATTGACTTAATTTTAGGCGGTCACACCCATACTTTCTTACCTGAACCCCAAACCTTCCAAAACAGACAGGGCAAAAACGTTTTGGTAAACCAGGTGGGCTGGGCAGGGCTCCTTTTAGGAAGAATAGATTTCTTTTTTGATCATAATAAAAATATAAAACAGGTTTCCTGGAACAATCAGGCGATCGACAGCAGTATAACAGCTTAA
- a CDS encoding glucose 1-dehydrogenase has protein sequence MEISLKNQIAIVTGASSGIGTGIAKSLAAAGATVIVNHSSEHSKDEAEEILNEIKNAGGNGMVFQCDVSKEDEVKAMFSKTISDYGTVDILINNAGLQKDAEFTEMTVEEWDTVMNVNLRGQFLCAREAIKEFLRRGINLSKSVACGKIIHISSVHEVIPWAGHVNYAASKGGVKLLMQSLAQEYGAKKIRINSICPGAIQTPINEEAWGTEEAMNDLLKLIPYDRIGQPEDVGNLAVFLASDFADYITGASIFVDGGMTVLESFSKGG, from the coding sequence ATGGAAATCTCTCTTAAAAATCAAATTGCTATTGTTACAGGTGCTTCAAGCGGAATTGGAACCGGCATTGCGAAATCCTTAGCTGCCGCAGGAGCTACGGTTATTGTTAATCATTCATCAGAACATTCAAAAGACGAAGCTGAAGAAATTTTAAATGAAATTAAAAATGCCGGAGGTAACGGAATGGTATTTCAGTGCGATGTTTCCAAAGAAGATGAGGTGAAAGCCATGTTTTCAAAAACAATTTCTGACTACGGAACGGTAGATATTTTAATCAATAATGCAGGACTTCAGAAAGATGCAGAATTTACCGAAATGACCGTTGAAGAATGGGATACGGTAATGAATGTGAACCTGCGAGGCCAGTTTCTTTGCGCCCGCGAAGCCATCAAAGAATTTCTGAGACGCGGAATTAATTTGTCTAAATCTGTTGCCTGCGGAAAAATAATTCATATCAGTTCGGTACACGAAGTCATCCCATGGGCGGGACATGTGAATTATGCTGCCAGTAAAGGCGGTGTAAAGCTTTTGATGCAGTCGTTGGCTCAGGAGTACGGTGCGAAAAAAATCAGGATCAATTCTATCTGTCCGGGAGCGATTCAGACGCCGATTAACGAAGAGGCTTGGGGAACTGAGGAGGCAATGAATGATTTATTAAAACTGATTCCGTACGACAGAATTGGTCAGCCCGAAGATGTAGGAAATCTGGCTGTATTTTTGGCAAGTGATTTTGCGGATTACATCACAGGAGCCAGCATTTTCGTCGATGGTGGAATGACGGTTTTGGAAAGTTTTTCTAAAGGAGGATAA
- a CDS encoding DUF1684 domain-containing protein, with amino-acid sequence MIKQIILCLSIFLVPVCGFSQKKEIKEIKKFQKELNEGYLNPKETPLRDDNFKNFKAHPFFPIDLKYRIKARFIKNENPESFDFPTSSGHTKKYQEFGKAYFNLGGKDFVVNIYQSLDLMKQEKYKNDLFLPFRDATNNNQTYGGGKYVDLTIPKGDTILIDFNQSYHPYCAYNAYDYSCPIVPEENKLSVEIKAGVMYEDIYHH; translated from the coding sequence ATGATAAAACAAATAATTTTATGCCTTTCAATTTTTCTAGTTCCGGTCTGTGGTTTTTCGCAGAAAAAGGAGATTAAAGAAATAAAGAAATTTCAGAAAGAGCTTAACGAAGGCTATTTAAATCCAAAAGAAACACCTTTGAGAGATGATAATTTTAAAAATTTTAAAGCTCACCCTTTCTTTCCTATCGATTTAAAATATAGAATTAAAGCCAGATTTATTAAAAATGAGAATCCGGAATCATTTGATTTTCCAACTTCATCCGGACACACAAAAAAGTATCAGGAATTTGGAAAGGCTTATTTTAATTTAGGTGGAAAAGATTTTGTTGTAAATATTTACCAAAGTCTGGATCTGATGAAGCAGGAAAAATATAAAAATGACCTCTTTCTTCCATTTCGCGACGCAACTAATAATAATCAAACCTACGGTGGCGGAAAATATGTTGATCTCACCATTCCGAAAGGCGATACGATTCTTATAGATTTTAATCAGTCTTATCATCCATACTGTGCTTACAATGCCTATGATTACAGTTGCCCGATTGTTCCTGAGGAAAACAAACTTTCCGTGGAAATCAAAGCGGGCGTGATGTATGAAGATATTTATCATCATTAA
- a CDS encoding 5'-nucleotidase C-terminal domain-containing protein yields MQNKFLLIGIALLSLTACKTTSLQVASVQTQKNISINQDLKANEDFAQFIEPYTEKLNKEMNQKISYTQVDLTKEGDNSNLGNLLADYTFDGATVWAKANLNKNIDAALINIGGIRTTIGKGDILLKNVFEVMPFENEVIIVKFKGSDLQGLFDYYAKNQKNNPVSHLYIETNNGLASKSFINGKAVNPNQDYYIATSDYLALGGDNMKFFARGESIPTGIKLRDLFIEYFKKNQQINPQEEIRLNFIGKK; encoded by the coding sequence ATGCAAAATAAATTCTTATTGATAGGAATTGCCCTGCTCTCGCTCACAGCCTGCAAAACGACTTCGTTGCAGGTGGCCAGTGTACAGACGCAGAAGAATATTTCTATTAATCAGGACCTGAAGGCTAATGAAGATTTTGCTCAATTTATCGAGCCTTACACCGAGAAACTCAACAAAGAGATGAATCAGAAAATCTCTTACACACAGGTTGATCTGACGAAAGAAGGCGACAACAGCAATCTGGGAAATCTTTTGGCAGATTATACTTTTGACGGAGCCACTGTCTGGGCAAAAGCCAATTTGAATAAAAACATTGATGCAGCATTGATCAACATCGGCGGAATCCGCACCACAATTGGGAAAGGCGATATTCTTCTGAAAAATGTTTTCGAAGTAATGCCTTTTGAAAATGAAGTAATTATCGTCAAATTCAAAGGTTCGGATTTGCAGGGACTTTTTGATTATTATGCAAAAAATCAGAAAAACAATCCGGTTTCACATCTGTATATCGAAACGAATAATGGTTTAGCTTCTAAATCTTTTATTAATGGAAAAGCTGTAAATCCAAATCAGGATTATTATATTGCAACGTCAGATTATCTGGCTTTAGGTGGAGATAATATGAAGTTTTTTGCAAGAGGAGAATCAATTCCGACAGGAATCAAACTGAGAGATTTGTTTATTGAATATTTTAAGAAAAATCAGCAGATTAATCCTCAGGAGGAAATCCGTTTAAATTTTATCGGGAAGAAGTAA
- the porZ gene encoding type IX secretion system anionic LPS delivery protein PorZ, producing the protein MKKFSIISLGILMAFQMMKAQNISSKKWMDLFSYNNVLAMKEDNGKIIAGTENGIFYYNISSGEISKLSKASGLHEVKISAFDYDPQSKIALVGYQSGALDVIAPDGVTYIVDIPLATGYSGSKRINHISITGDRAVISVGYGVSIFKLKQKEFADSAFFVTGGVFEASNEATIFGNKVYSVTNTGLKSHELNTTFPVFTTWVTEQAGNFKHIDSESILSYASATTAYLYSNGTSTPISQTFTNVKDVVATSGNITVTDNNRVYSYADNGNFIGSASPGEECNTATRIAGKFYFGTALSGIKNESNNAFKPDGPAFNYSYKIRPFNDNQLLLSSGGREGGFNFRLENPRNPGFYYFNGTEWVYPSYFKTNPNIYNVLDAIADPVDPSIVFFTNYTIWAGMGVYKMKYNAANKDFDFVKYYDLDKPNIYVNRPVGFAVDDKNNIFLSIAFNTETGANPAIAPYKRDTDQFLINTIILTSNGIQVPIFHEGLLWTALPRSQHVLAYDYKGTVSTSDDTSYILGSENNLPANSISVAIDKDGDAWIGTDLGIRILPNATSEVKNNPTLEAVVIEQNGLAEELFRNSQILAIEVDAGNQKWVSVDGGGVYYLSADGERTIKHFTRQNSPLPTNSVTDIKIDKKTGKVYFVTYDGVVTYQGDVADVTSNFGNVLVYPNPVVYTQFKGKVTIKGLAQVANIRITDAAGNIVHSAQARTGYYEWDLNNQKGKRVASGIYFVLMTNEDGSDKATAKIAVVN; encoded by the coding sequence ATGAAAAAATTCTCTATAATTTCCCTCGGTATTCTTATGGCTTTCCAAATGATGAAAGCTCAGAATATTTCTTCTAAAAAGTGGATGGATTTGTTTTCCTACAACAACGTCCTTGCCATGAAAGAAGACAACGGAAAAATAATTGCCGGCACAGAAAACGGAATTTTTTATTACAATATATCCAGTGGGGAAATTTCAAAACTTTCTAAGGCTTCGGGTCTTCATGAGGTTAAAATTTCAGCGTTTGATTATGATCCTCAGTCTAAAATTGCGTTGGTAGGTTATCAAAGCGGTGCTTTGGATGTAATCGCTCCCGACGGCGTTACTTACATTGTGGATATTCCGCTTGCAACGGGATATTCAGGAAGCAAAAGAATTAATCATATTTCCATTACTGGAGATCGGGCTGTGATTTCTGTGGGATATGGTGTTTCAATTTTCAAATTAAAACAGAAAGAGTTTGCAGATTCTGCCTTCTTTGTAACTGGTGGTGTTTTTGAAGCCAGCAATGAAGCAACAATTTTCGGAAATAAAGTGTACTCTGTAACCAATACTGGTCTTAAAAGCCATGAACTCAATACAACATTCCCTGTATTTACAACCTGGGTTACTGAGCAGGCGGGAAATTTTAAACATATAGATTCTGAAAGTATTTTATCCTACGCAAGTGCTACAACCGCTTATCTGTACAGTAACGGAACTTCTACACCTATTTCTCAGACATTTACTAATGTGAAAGATGTGGTAGCAACCTCCGGAAACATTACTGTTACAGATAATAACAGAGTGTATTCTTATGCCGATAACGGGAATTTTATCGGCTCGGCATCTCCGGGCGAAGAATGCAATACCGCTACAAGAATTGCCGGCAAATTTTATTTCGGAACTGCTTTGTCCGGAATTAAAAATGAAAGCAATAATGCTTTCAAACCAGATGGACCAGCATTCAATTATTCCTATAAAATAAGACCGTTTAACGATAATCAGTTACTCTTATCTTCCGGCGGTAGAGAAGGTGGATTTAATTTTAGATTAGAAAACCCCAGAAATCCTGGTTTCTATTATTTTAATGGTACAGAATGGGTGTATCCTTCTTATTTTAAAACAAATCCCAATATCTATAATGTACTCGATGCTATAGCTGATCCTGTAGATCCATCCATCGTGTTTTTCACAAATTACACTATTTGGGCCGGAATGGGCGTTTATAAAATGAAATATAATGCAGCCAACAAAGATTTTGATTTTGTAAAGTATTATGATCTCGACAAACCTAACATCTATGTCAACAGACCAGTAGGATTTGCTGTGGATGATAAAAACAATATCTTTCTCTCTATTGCATTTAATACTGAAACCGGTGCTAATCCGGCAATAGCTCCTTATAAAAGGGATACTGACCAGTTTTTGATTAATACTATCATCCTCACCAGCAACGGGATACAAGTCCCCATATTTCATGAGGGACTGCTTTGGACAGCACTGCCACGTTCTCAACACGTTTTGGCTTATGATTATAAAGGAACTGTAAGTACATCTGATGACACTTCCTACATTTTGGGATCTGAAAATAATCTTCCTGCAAACTCAATTTCTGTAGCTATCGATAAAGATGGTGATGCATGGATTGGTACCGACCTCGGAATCAGAATTTTACCTAATGCAACATCGGAAGTAAAAAATAACCCGACACTTGAGGCTGTTGTAATTGAGCAGAATGGTTTGGCAGAAGAACTGTTCAGAAATTCTCAGATCCTCGCAATAGAAGTGGATGCAGGAAATCAGAAGTGGGTATCGGTAGACGGTGGCGGCGTATATTACCTTTCAGCAGATGGGGAGCGTACCATCAAGCATTTTACAAGACAAAATTCTCCTTTGCCTACCAACTCAGTAACTGACATTAAAATCGACAAAAAAACAGGAAAGGTTTATTTCGTAACCTATGACGGAGTTGTTACTTATCAGGGAGATGTAGCTGACGTAACCTCAAATTTCGGAAATGTTTTGGTATATCCTAATCCTGTGGTTTACACTCAGTTTAAAGGAAAGGTCACGATTAAAGGACTTGCACAGGTTGCCAACATCCGAATTACAGATGCTGCCGGAAATATCGTTCATTCTGCACAGGCAAGAACAGGATATTATGAATGGGATCTTAACAACCAAAAAGGAAAAAGAGTGGCTTCAGGAATTTATTTTGTACTGATGACCAACGAAGACGGAAGCGATAAAGCAACTGCTAAAATCGCCGTGGTCAATTAA
- the recO gene encoding DNA repair protein RecO, with the protein MISQTGFILSFLKYGDSDAILHCFTLEEGFQSFFLKSVFTQKNKKKALLLPLSMLSFNCRKSKPGVEINSVLKFELEQSYDFYTDIKANTIVFFISDFLNQVLKHENSNPNIFKAIIEFNQNLDAQNYRSHLVFLILLLKIQGIAPLNSHLEYLDPETGNFSLNGTHHLFTKEISAIWKQISTSENPYEIKIKTADRKQLLESILVYYHYHFTDFRIPNSLEIIQQIYE; encoded by the coding sequence ATGATTTCACAGACAGGTTTTATACTCTCTTTTTTAAAATATGGAGACAGTGATGCAATTCTGCATTGTTTTACTTTAGAAGAAGGCTTTCAAAGCTTTTTTCTAAAGTCTGTTTTCACACAGAAAAATAAGAAAAAAGCACTCTTGCTGCCATTGAGCATGCTCAGTTTTAACTGTAGAAAATCAAAACCCGGTGTAGAAATCAATTCTGTATTAAAATTTGAGCTTGAACAATCTTACGATTTTTATACAGATATAAAAGCCAATACCATCGTTTTTTTCATTTCAGATTTTCTGAATCAGGTTTTGAAACATGAAAATTCAAACCCGAATATTTTTAAAGCAATCATTGAGTTTAATCAGAATCTTGATGCTCAGAATTACAGATCGCATCTGGTTTTTTTGATTCTTTTATTGAAAATACAGGGAATTGCTCCACTCAACAGCCATTTAGAATACCTTGATCCGGAGACAGGAAACTTTAGTTTAAACGGAACACATCATCTTTTTACAAAGGAAATTTCTGCAATTTGGAAACAGATTTCTACCTCAGAAAATCCTTATGAGATTAAAATAAAAACTGCTGACCGAAAACAATTACTGGAAAGTATTTTGGTGTATTACCACTATCATTTTACAGATTTCAGAATTCCGAATTCACTGGAAATCATTCAGCAGATTTATGAATGA
- a CDS encoding GNAT family N-acetyltransferase — MVSLNFYQAKDLADLDFQLDEIQSDYSALPKLALERIEERNLNDDFFAYPVTVFAEGKIAGFFVLDFGNDKFEFTTQSDSVLLRSLSINPKFQGKGIGTSVVITIDDFVKEHFHNCKEIVLSVNERNISALEIYLKTGYHLTGKIKEGRSGPQLVMAKILD, encoded by the coding sequence ATGGTAAGTCTAAATTTTTATCAAGCCAAAGATTTAGCTGATCTCGATTTTCAATTGGACGAAATTCAATCCGATTATTCTGCCCTTCCTAAACTGGCTTTGGAAAGAATTGAAGAGCGAAATCTAAACGATGATTTTTTCGCTTATCCCGTTACCGTTTTCGCTGAGGGAAAAATTGCAGGCTTCTTTGTTCTGGATTTTGGCAATGATAAATTTGAATTTACCACCCAATCAGATTCAGTTTTGCTGAGATCATTATCAATAAATCCCAAATTTCAGGGTAAAGGAATCGGAACTTCGGTAGTGATTACAATTGATGATTTTGTGAAAGAGCATTTTCATAACTGTAAAGAAATCGTTTTGTCAGTCAATGAAAGAAACATTTCTGCATTAGAAATTTACCTGAAAACCGGCTATCACTTAACAGGAAAAATCAAGGAGGGCAGAAGCGGACCGCAATTGGTGATGGCGAAAATTTTAGATTAA